The DNA region CCCACCCGAACCACCTCCCGCCCTATCGCAGAAAAGCACGGCCAGTCGGCACCGCATCGGTTGCCTTCGGATCCAGGTCACCGCTCCCGATCCGGCACTCTATCGCAGAAAACCAGTAGCTTTCTGCGATAGCACCACCAAGGCCGGCCGTCAATAAGGGGGCGTCCCTCCGCCAGACCCCAACTCGAGTGCCCGCTAATTGATCTTGCCTAACGGGACTTCTCCGAGCGTTGGTCCTCAAGGGCCGGTTCCCAGCGCGGCCCGGTGACCCCAAGGTGAGTCGCCAGACTCGTACCCGCCGCATCGGGCGTCAGAATAGTGACGGCGGATACGGTGACGACGGCACCATCCTTGGTCGCGTAGAACTCTTCAGAGGCTGCCTCCAGATGCCTGCCATCTCGGTCGACCGGGGCTCCGGAATACATCTCCCTGCCGCCGGGGGTCCAGCCCTCGGCCTGCAGGCGGGCCTTTGCTGCTTCGAGCGTCCAATCTGATGACTGCTCGTCGGCGACGATGACACCATTGCTTTGGGGATTTCCCATCCAGTCATCACGACTGAGTTCAGGTGCCCGCAATGGGACACCCCGAACCGCTTCGGCAGTCTGGATGGCCGATGCGTCGGACGGCAGCGCGACCGCCTGCCAGGCCAGCCACGAGCCCACGCCTGCTCCTACGGCTCCGAGGATCACGGCCGATAGCACGGCCGCCACCACCGCCATACGGCCGATCGGCAGCCGGAACCACTGCCGCACGGCCCCGCGCAGCAAATCCACCACGTCGGCGCGGGCGGGCATCCGACGGTCCGGCTCGGCGGAGTCCATCAACATGGTGAGGAACTCCTCGCCGTGGGCGCGGCGGTACCCGATCGGATATGCCCACAGCAGCCGCCGGTACCAGCGTTCCAGCCGAACGTGCGCCGACGGTTCCCCCATGACCTCCCCCGAGGCGGTCATGGGCGAGCCCCGAACGGGGCGGCCGTGAATCCGAACGCCACGTTCGGTCGCGCCTGTAGTCGGTTTTCCGCCGCCTCCGCGTGCTTGCGCAGGCGGCGGGCCTGCTCGGCAAGCCTGCCGGCACCCGCGTCCGTGAGCCGGTAGTAGCGACGAAGCCGCCCGTCGACGACCTCCAGATGTTCGAGTTCATCACGATCGGCCGGCCGGTGGCGCTGCGCTGCCTAAACCGGCTGACCGCCCTTGGCTTCGGCGGCTTCGACCTGGCCCTCGGTGACACCAAGACCCTGACCCTCGGTGGCTGGGTCGACGCCACCGAGATGGCCACCCACCTGCTCACCCTGCCGCACGAGACCAACTCCGGCGACGTCTACTGCGTCCCCGGCGACCAACCGTAGCTGCCCGGCGGCGGTCGACCTGGGCGGGGACGACGAAATGCCGCCCGTGACCAGCCGAGCTGGCTGGAGGCCGGGTCGGGCTGGTTCGGCGGCTGCTACGACGGCACCCTGTCGGTGTCGGGCCATAGCATGAGCCGATGCTGTCCCAGATCAACGGACTGTCGCGACATTTCACTGAGGAGACCCTGCGGGCCTACCTGCTGAGCCGCTCCACGCGTGCCGACAACGGATGCCTCGTCGTGCGTGGCTATGGCCCTCAGCGCGGCGTGTATCAGAAACTGGCCGGTCGGGCCTGGGCGCACATCGCCGCATACGTGGTCTTCGTCGGTGGCTACGACCCTACCTTTGAGGTCCACCACGACTGCGGTACCCCGGACTGCATCGAGCCCAGCCATCTGCGTCAGCTCAGCCACGCGGACAACTGCCGGGAACGTACCCAACGTCCGCAGTGCCGCAACGGCCACGACCGGGAAACCGATCCCGTGACGGGCAGACTGCGGCGGGCCTGTCGAGCCTGCAACCGACAGGCCCAGCAGCGGTGGCGCGAGCGCCAAGCCGCAACGGTCGCCGACGCCCGCGCCACGTACGGACGCCAGCCGTCCTGATTGCCCAGGCGAGTTGCCGCGGTCTCGTCAGGCCACAGCCGTGACCCGACGAAGACGACGCCTTGGGACAGCAGCACGCATACACCATCGCAACTGATTACGCACAATAACAGTCATTATGATGCGTGCCCGATATACCCACTTTGTGGCGGTGAATTACTGGATTGATGAGCAAAGTAATCCAGTAATTCAGACGGGTGGAGTGACCGGCAGTCGCTCGGTCGTTCCTGGATCTCGGTCACGTGGGGGACGCGGCGTCAGCGCCCGGGCGTCGACGGTGATGCTCGTGGATCAGCCGGAGTGACGCGGCTGGTGAAGGGTGCGTCCGGGCCGCATGGGCCGGGAAGTCGGTCGTCCGTCGCTGACGATCGGCTATATC from Micromonospora sp. NBC_01739 includes:
- a CDS encoding HNH endonuclease, which encodes MLSQINGLSRHFTEETLRAYLLSRSTRADNGCLVVRGYGPQRGVYQKLAGRAWAHIAAYVVFVGGYDPTFEVHHDCGTPDCIEPSHLRQLSHADNCRERTQRPQCRNGHDRETDPVTGRLRRACRACNRQAQQRWRERQAATVADARATYGRQPS